The Aphelocoma coerulescens isolate FSJ_1873_10779 chromosome 2, UR_Acoe_1.0, whole genome shotgun sequence genome contains a region encoding:
- the FKBP9 gene encoding peptidyl-prolyl cis-trans isomerase FKBP9 isoform X3 yields the protein MAGPAAVRRRGPGCGSLLLLLPALLESWAACQAPPVPAAEIPADGTELGVERRFVPESCPRAVRPGDFVRYHYLGAFPDGTRFDSSYDRGSTFNVFVGKGQLIAGMDQALVGMCVNERRFVKIPPKLAYGSEGVPGVIPPNAVLHFDVLLIDLWNSEDEVQVQTYFKPEKCPRTVQVSDFVRYHYNGTFLDGTLFDSSHNRMRTYDTYVGIGWLIPGMDQGLLGMCVGEKRIITIPPFLAYGEDGDGKEIPGQASLVFDVVLLDLHNPKDGIAIENQLVPESCERRSQTGDFLRYHYNGTLLDGTLFDSSYSRNRTYDTYVGKGYVIAGMDEGLLGVCTGEKRRIIIPPHLGYGEEGRGKIPGSAVLVFDIHVVDFHNPSDSVSITVHYKPSNCTVLSKKGDYLKYHYNASLLDGTLLDSTHSLGKTYNIVLGSGQVVLGMDMGLQDMCVGERRTVVIPPHLGYGEDGVEGEVPGSAVLVFDIELLELVSGLPEGYMFVWNGEVSPNLFEEIDQNHDGEVLLEEQLIPGD from the exons atggcggggccggcggccgtgcggcggcggggcccgggctGCGggtcgctgctgctgctgctgccggcgCTGCTGGAGAGCTGGGCGGCCTGTCAGGCGCCGCCGGTGCCCGCCGCCGAAATCCCTGCGGACGGCACCGAGCTCGGCGTCGAGCGGCGCTTCGTGCCCGAGAGCTGCCCGCGGGCCGTGCGCCCCGGAGACTTCGTGCGCTACCACTACCTCGGCGCCTTCCCCGACGGCACCCGCTTCGACTCCAG CTATGACAGGGGATCCACATTCAATGTGTTTGTGGGCAAAGGTCAGCTTATTGCTGGGATGGACCAAGCTCTGGTCGGCATGTGTGTGAACGAGCGTCGGTTCGTGAAAATTCCCCCTAAGCTTGCCTACGGAAGTGAAGGCGTCC ctgGTGTGATACCCCCCAATGCTGTGCTCCATTTTGATGTGCTTCTGATAGATCTTTGGAACTCAGAGGACGAAGTGCAGGTTCAGACTTACTTCAAACCTGAGAAGTGTCCTCGGACAGTCCAGGTGTCTGACTTTGTACGGTACCATTACAATGGAACATTCTTAGATGGGACCCTCTTTGATTCAAG CCATAATCGGATGCGAACTTATGATACCTATGTGGGGATTGGATGGCTGATTCCTGGTATGGACCAGGGTCTCTTGGGAATGTGTGTAGGAGAGAAGCGCATTATCACAATACCACCTTTCCTGGCATATGGTGAAGATGGAGATG GTAAGGAGATCCCTGGCCAAGCTTCCCTTGTCTTTGATGTGGTTTTGCTAGATCTGCATAACCCCAAGGATGGTATTGCCATTGAGAACCAGCTCGTGCCCGAATCTTGCGAGCGGAGAAGCCAGACAGGAGACTTTCTCCGATACCATTACAATGGCACACTTCTGGATGGCACATTATTTGATTCCAG TTATTCACGAAACCGTACGTATGACACCTATGTTGGGAAAGGTTATGTgattgctggaatggatgaaGGTTTGCTAGGTGTATGCACTGGtgaaaaaagaagaataatAATCCCCCCTCATCTTGGATACGGAGAAGAAGGGAGAG GAAAGATTCCAGGATCTGCAGTGCTGGTCTTTGACATCCACGTGGTGGACTTCCACAACCCCTCAGATTCAGTCAGCATTACTGTTCACTACAAACCTTCCAACTGCACCGTACTGAGCAAGAAGGGAGATTACCTGAAATATCACTACAATGCTTCGCTCCTGGATGGAACTTTGCTAGACTCCAC aCACAGCCTTGGCAAGACCTACAACATAGTTCTGGGATCTGGTCAGGTGGTGTTGGGGATGGACATGGGCCTTCAGGACATGTGTGTTGGGGAACGACGGACAGTCGTTATCCCACCTCACCTTGGTTATGGAGAAGATGGAGTTG AAGGAGAAGTGCCTGGTAGTGCTGTATTAGTTTTCGACATCGAACTGCTGGAACTGGTATCTGGCTTGCCTGAAGGATACATGTTTGTATGGAATGGGGAAGTCTCTCCCAATCTTTTTGAAGAAATAGACCAGAATCATGATGGAGAGGTTCTTTTGGAGGAG
- the FKBP9 gene encoding peptidyl-prolyl cis-trans isomerase FKBP9 isoform X4, translated as MAGPAAVRRRGPGCGSLLLLLPALLESWAACQAPPVPAAEIPADGTELGVERRFVPESCPRAVRPGDFVRYHYLGAFPDGTRFDSSYDRGSTFNVFVGKGQLIAGMDQALVGMCVNERRFVKIPPKLAYGSEGVPGVIPPNAVLHFDVLLIDLWNSEDEVQVQTYFKPEKCPRTVQVSDFVRYHYNGTFLDGTLFDSSHNRMRTYDTYVGIGWLIPGMDQGLLGMCVGEKRIITIPPFLAYGEDGDGKEIPGQASLVFDVVLLDLHNPKDGIAIENQLVPESCERRSQTGDFLRYHYNGTLLDGTLFDSSYSRNRTYDTYVGKGYVIAGMDEGLLGVCTGEKRRIIIPPHLGYGEEGRGKIPGSAVLVFDIHVVDFHNPSDSVSITVHYKPSNCTVLSKKGDYLKYHYNASLLDGTLLDSTHSLGKTYNIVLGSGQVVLGMDMGLQDMCVGERRTVVIPPHLGYGEDGVAADPW; from the exons atggcggggccggcggccgtgcggcggcggggcccgggctGCGggtcgctgctgctgctgctgccggcgCTGCTGGAGAGCTGGGCGGCCTGTCAGGCGCCGCCGGTGCCCGCCGCCGAAATCCCTGCGGACGGCACCGAGCTCGGCGTCGAGCGGCGCTTCGTGCCCGAGAGCTGCCCGCGGGCCGTGCGCCCCGGAGACTTCGTGCGCTACCACTACCTCGGCGCCTTCCCCGACGGCACCCGCTTCGACTCCAG CTATGACAGGGGATCCACATTCAATGTGTTTGTGGGCAAAGGTCAGCTTATTGCTGGGATGGACCAAGCTCTGGTCGGCATGTGTGTGAACGAGCGTCGGTTCGTGAAAATTCCCCCTAAGCTTGCCTACGGAAGTGAAGGCGTCC ctgGTGTGATACCCCCCAATGCTGTGCTCCATTTTGATGTGCTTCTGATAGATCTTTGGAACTCAGAGGACGAAGTGCAGGTTCAGACTTACTTCAAACCTGAGAAGTGTCCTCGGACAGTCCAGGTGTCTGACTTTGTACGGTACCATTACAATGGAACATTCTTAGATGGGACCCTCTTTGATTCAAG CCATAATCGGATGCGAACTTATGATACCTATGTGGGGATTGGATGGCTGATTCCTGGTATGGACCAGGGTCTCTTGGGAATGTGTGTAGGAGAGAAGCGCATTATCACAATACCACCTTTCCTGGCATATGGTGAAGATGGAGATG GTAAGGAGATCCCTGGCCAAGCTTCCCTTGTCTTTGATGTGGTTTTGCTAGATCTGCATAACCCCAAGGATGGTATTGCCATTGAGAACCAGCTCGTGCCCGAATCTTGCGAGCGGAGAAGCCAGACAGGAGACTTTCTCCGATACCATTACAATGGCACACTTCTGGATGGCACATTATTTGATTCCAG TTATTCACGAAACCGTACGTATGACACCTATGTTGGGAAAGGTTATGTgattgctggaatggatgaaGGTTTGCTAGGTGTATGCACTGGtgaaaaaagaagaataatAATCCCCCCTCATCTTGGATACGGAGAAGAAGGGAGAG GAAAGATTCCAGGATCTGCAGTGCTGGTCTTTGACATCCACGTGGTGGACTTCCACAACCCCTCAGATTCAGTCAGCATTACTGTTCACTACAAACCTTCCAACTGCACCGTACTGAGCAAGAAGGGAGATTACCTGAAATATCACTACAATGCTTCGCTCCTGGATGGAACTTTGCTAGACTCCAC aCACAGCCTTGGCAAGACCTACAACATAGTTCTGGGATCTGGTCAGGTGGTGTTGGGGATGGACATGGGCCTTCAGGACATGTGTGTTGGGGAACGACGGACAGTCGTTATCCCACCTCACCTTGGTTATGGAGAAGATGGAGTTG
- the FKBP9 gene encoding peptidyl-prolyl cis-trans isomerase FKBP9 isoform X1 — MAGPAAVRRRGPGCGSLLLLLPALLESWAACQAPPVPAAEIPADGTELGVERRFVPESCPRAVRPGDFVRYHYLGAFPDGTRFDSSYDRGSTFNVFVGKGQLIAGMDQALVGMCVNERRFVKIPPKLAYGSEGVPGVIPPNAVLHFDVLLIDLWNSEDEVQVQTYFKPEKCPRTVQVSDFVRYHYNGTFLDGTLFDSSHNRMRTYDTYVGIGWLIPGMDQGLLGMCVGEKRIITIPPFLAYGEDGDGKEIPGQASLVFDVVLLDLHNPKDGIAIENQLVPESCERRSQTGDFLRYHYNGTLLDGTLFDSSYSRNRTYDTYVGKGYVIAGMDEGLLGVCTGEKRRIIIPPHLGYGEEGRGKIPGSAVLVFDIHVVDFHNPSDSVSITVHYKPSNCTVLSKKGDYLKYHYNASLLDGTLLDSTHSLGKTYNIVLGSGQVVLGMDMGLQDMCVGERRTVVIPPHLGYGEDGVEGEVPGSAVLVFDIELLELVSGLPEGYMFVWNGEVSPNLFEEIDQNHDGEVLLEEFSEYIQTQVETGKGKLAPGFDFEKIVKNMFANQDRDGNGKVTAEEFKLKDQEAKEQHDEL, encoded by the exons atggcggggccggcggccgtgcggcggcggggcccgggctGCGggtcgctgctgctgctgctgccggcgCTGCTGGAGAGCTGGGCGGCCTGTCAGGCGCCGCCGGTGCCCGCCGCCGAAATCCCTGCGGACGGCACCGAGCTCGGCGTCGAGCGGCGCTTCGTGCCCGAGAGCTGCCCGCGGGCCGTGCGCCCCGGAGACTTCGTGCGCTACCACTACCTCGGCGCCTTCCCCGACGGCACCCGCTTCGACTCCAG CTATGACAGGGGATCCACATTCAATGTGTTTGTGGGCAAAGGTCAGCTTATTGCTGGGATGGACCAAGCTCTGGTCGGCATGTGTGTGAACGAGCGTCGGTTCGTGAAAATTCCCCCTAAGCTTGCCTACGGAAGTGAAGGCGTCC ctgGTGTGATACCCCCCAATGCTGTGCTCCATTTTGATGTGCTTCTGATAGATCTTTGGAACTCAGAGGACGAAGTGCAGGTTCAGACTTACTTCAAACCTGAGAAGTGTCCTCGGACAGTCCAGGTGTCTGACTTTGTACGGTACCATTACAATGGAACATTCTTAGATGGGACCCTCTTTGATTCAAG CCATAATCGGATGCGAACTTATGATACCTATGTGGGGATTGGATGGCTGATTCCTGGTATGGACCAGGGTCTCTTGGGAATGTGTGTAGGAGAGAAGCGCATTATCACAATACCACCTTTCCTGGCATATGGTGAAGATGGAGATG GTAAGGAGATCCCTGGCCAAGCTTCCCTTGTCTTTGATGTGGTTTTGCTAGATCTGCATAACCCCAAGGATGGTATTGCCATTGAGAACCAGCTCGTGCCCGAATCTTGCGAGCGGAGAAGCCAGACAGGAGACTTTCTCCGATACCATTACAATGGCACACTTCTGGATGGCACATTATTTGATTCCAG TTATTCACGAAACCGTACGTATGACACCTATGTTGGGAAAGGTTATGTgattgctggaatggatgaaGGTTTGCTAGGTGTATGCACTGGtgaaaaaagaagaataatAATCCCCCCTCATCTTGGATACGGAGAAGAAGGGAGAG GAAAGATTCCAGGATCTGCAGTGCTGGTCTTTGACATCCACGTGGTGGACTTCCACAACCCCTCAGATTCAGTCAGCATTACTGTTCACTACAAACCTTCCAACTGCACCGTACTGAGCAAGAAGGGAGATTACCTGAAATATCACTACAATGCTTCGCTCCTGGATGGAACTTTGCTAGACTCCAC aCACAGCCTTGGCAAGACCTACAACATAGTTCTGGGATCTGGTCAGGTGGTGTTGGGGATGGACATGGGCCTTCAGGACATGTGTGTTGGGGAACGACGGACAGTCGTTATCCCACCTCACCTTGGTTATGGAGAAGATGGAGTTG AAGGAGAAGTGCCTGGTAGTGCTGTATTAGTTTTCGACATCGAACTGCTGGAACTGGTATCTGGCTTGCCTGAAGGATACATGTTTGTATGGAATGGGGAAGTCTCTCCCAATCTTTTTGAAGAAATAGACCAGAATCATGATGGAGAGGTTCTTTTGGAGGAG TTTTCAGAGTACATCCAAACTCAAGTTGAAACTGGCAAAGGAAAATTAGCTCCTGGCTTTGATTTTGAAAAGATTGTTAAAAATATGTTTGCTAATCAAGACCGGGATGGAAATGGTAAAGTTACCGCTGAAGAATTCAAGCTGAAAGATCAGGAGGCCAAAGAGCAGCATGATGAACTGTAA
- the FKBP9 gene encoding peptidyl-prolyl cis-trans isomerase FKBP9 isoform X2 yields MAGPAAVRRRGPGCGSLLLLLPALLESWAACQAPPVPAAEIPADGTELGVERRFVPESCPRAVRPGDFVRYHYLGAFPDGTRFDSSYDRGSTFNVFVGKGQLIAGMDQALVGMCVNERRFVKIPPKLAYGSEGVPGVIPPNAVLHFDVLLIDLWNSEDEVQVQTYFKPEKCPRTVQVSDFVRYHYNGTFLDGTLFDSSHNRMRTYDTYVGIGWLIPGMDQGLLGMCVGEKRIITIPPFLAYGEDGDGKEIPGQASLVFDVVLLDLHNPKDGIAIENQLVPESCERRSQTGDFLRYHYNGTLLDGTLFDSSYSRNRTYDTYVGKGYVIAGMDEGLLGVCTGEKRRIIIPPHLGYGEEGRGKIPGSAVLVFDIHVVDFHNPSDSVSITVHYKPSNCTVLSKKGDYLKYHYNASLLDGTLLDSTHSLGKTYNIVLGSGQVVLGMDMGLQDMCVGERRTVVIPPHLGYGEDGVEGEVPGSAVLVFDIELLELVSGLPEGYMFVWNGEVSPNLFEEIDQNHDGEVLLEEGSEELLLV; encoded by the exons atggcggggccggcggccgtgcggcggcggggcccgggctGCGggtcgctgctgctgctgctgccggcgCTGCTGGAGAGCTGGGCGGCCTGTCAGGCGCCGCCGGTGCCCGCCGCCGAAATCCCTGCGGACGGCACCGAGCTCGGCGTCGAGCGGCGCTTCGTGCCCGAGAGCTGCCCGCGGGCCGTGCGCCCCGGAGACTTCGTGCGCTACCACTACCTCGGCGCCTTCCCCGACGGCACCCGCTTCGACTCCAG CTATGACAGGGGATCCACATTCAATGTGTTTGTGGGCAAAGGTCAGCTTATTGCTGGGATGGACCAAGCTCTGGTCGGCATGTGTGTGAACGAGCGTCGGTTCGTGAAAATTCCCCCTAAGCTTGCCTACGGAAGTGAAGGCGTCC ctgGTGTGATACCCCCCAATGCTGTGCTCCATTTTGATGTGCTTCTGATAGATCTTTGGAACTCAGAGGACGAAGTGCAGGTTCAGACTTACTTCAAACCTGAGAAGTGTCCTCGGACAGTCCAGGTGTCTGACTTTGTACGGTACCATTACAATGGAACATTCTTAGATGGGACCCTCTTTGATTCAAG CCATAATCGGATGCGAACTTATGATACCTATGTGGGGATTGGATGGCTGATTCCTGGTATGGACCAGGGTCTCTTGGGAATGTGTGTAGGAGAGAAGCGCATTATCACAATACCACCTTTCCTGGCATATGGTGAAGATGGAGATG GTAAGGAGATCCCTGGCCAAGCTTCCCTTGTCTTTGATGTGGTTTTGCTAGATCTGCATAACCCCAAGGATGGTATTGCCATTGAGAACCAGCTCGTGCCCGAATCTTGCGAGCGGAGAAGCCAGACAGGAGACTTTCTCCGATACCATTACAATGGCACACTTCTGGATGGCACATTATTTGATTCCAG TTATTCACGAAACCGTACGTATGACACCTATGTTGGGAAAGGTTATGTgattgctggaatggatgaaGGTTTGCTAGGTGTATGCACTGGtgaaaaaagaagaataatAATCCCCCCTCATCTTGGATACGGAGAAGAAGGGAGAG GAAAGATTCCAGGATCTGCAGTGCTGGTCTTTGACATCCACGTGGTGGACTTCCACAACCCCTCAGATTCAGTCAGCATTACTGTTCACTACAAACCTTCCAACTGCACCGTACTGAGCAAGAAGGGAGATTACCTGAAATATCACTACAATGCTTCGCTCCTGGATGGAACTTTGCTAGACTCCAC aCACAGCCTTGGCAAGACCTACAACATAGTTCTGGGATCTGGTCAGGTGGTGTTGGGGATGGACATGGGCCTTCAGGACATGTGTGTTGGGGAACGACGGACAGTCGTTATCCCACCTCACCTTGGTTATGGAGAAGATGGAGTTG AAGGAGAAGTGCCTGGTAGTGCTGTATTAGTTTTCGACATCGAACTGCTGGAACTGGTATCTGGCTTGCCTGAAGGATACATGTTTGTATGGAATGGGGAAGTCTCTCCCAATCTTTTTGAAGAAATAGACCAGAATCATGATGGAGAGGTTCTTTTGGAGGAG GGAAGTGAAGAGCTTTTACTGGTTTAG
- the NT5C3A gene encoding cytosolic 5'-nucleotidase 3A isoform X3 codes for MQALHLWTLLATYAVAVGQNQGQKNQECRKLNAQMPEFQKKTVHIKDPGRVEEIICGLIKGGAAKLQIITDFDMTLSRFSYNGKRCPTCHNIIDNSKIITDECRKKLLQLKETYYAIEIDPALTIEEKYPYMVEWYHKSHALLIEQGLQKDKFAEIVRESDVMLKEGYENFFDKLSEHNIPVFIFSAGIGDILEEVIHQAGVYHSNVKVVSNFMDFDENGILKGFKGELIHVYNKHDGALKNTEYFKQLKDNSNIILLGDSQGDLSMADGVANVEHILKIGYLNDKVDELLEKYMDSYDIVLVKDESLDVANSILQKIL; via the exons ATGCAAGCCCTGCATCTCTGGACTCTGCTTGCCACCTATGCTGTTGCAGTAGGACAAAATCAAGGACAGAAGAATCAGGAGTGCCGTAAGCTCAACGCACAG ATGCCAGAGTTTCAGAAGAAGACTGTCCATATTAAGGACCCAGGGAGAGTAGAGGAGATTATCTGTGGCCTCATCAAAGGTGGAGCTGCCAAACTTCAG ATTATTACAGATTTTGATATGACATTAAGTAGATTTTCCTACAATGGAAAAAGATGTCCAACTTGTCATA ACATCATTGATAACTCAAAGATCATCACAGACGAATGTCGGAAAAAG ttATTGCAGCTGAAAGAAACCTATTATGCCATTGAAATTGATCCAGCTCTCACCATTGAAGAGAAATACCCCTACATGGTAGAATG GTACCATAAATCTCATGCACTACTCATTGAACAAGGCTTACAGAAGGACAAGTTTGCAGAAATTGTAAGGGAATCTGATGTTATGCTGAA AGAAGGGTATGAGAACTTCTTTGATAAGCTCAGTGAACATAATATTCCTGTGTTCATATTTTCTGCTGGGATTGGCGACATTCTTGAGGAAGTAATCCACCAGGCTGGGGTCTACCATTCGAATGTAAAAGTGGTTTCCAATTTCATGGATTTTGATGAAAAT GGAATATTAAAAGGATTTAAAGGAGAACTGATTCACGTTTACAACAAACATGATGGTGCCTTGAAGAACACAGAGTACTTCAAACAGCTAAAAGACAACAGCAATATCATACTGCTGGGTGATTCTCAAGGAGACTTGAGTATGGCAGATGGAGTAGCAAATGTTGAGCACATTCTTAAGATTGGCTATCTCAATGATAAA GTAGATGAGCTTTTGGAAAAATACATGGACTCTTACGATATTGTCTTGGTGAAAGATGAATCCCTGGATGTTGCCAACTCCATTCTACAGAAAATCCTGTAA
- the NT5C3A gene encoding cytosolic 5'-nucleotidase 3A isoform X4, with protein MPEFQKKTVHIKDPGRVEEIICGLIKGGAAKLQIITDFDMTLSRFSYNGKRCPTCHNIIDNSKIITDECRKKLLQLKETYYAIEIDPALTIEEKYPYMVEWYHKSHALLIEQGLQKDKFAEIVRESDVMLKEGYENFFDKLSEHNIPVFIFSAGIGDILEEVIHQAGVYHSNVKVVSNFMDFDENGILKGFKGELIHVYNKHDGALKNTEYFKQLKDNSNIILLGDSQGDLSMADGVANVEHILKIGYLNDKVDELLEKYMDSYDIVLVKDESLDVANSILQKIL; from the exons ATGCCAGAGTTTCAGAAGAAGACTGTCCATATTAAGGACCCAGGGAGAGTAGAGGAGATTATCTGTGGCCTCATCAAAGGTGGAGCTGCCAAACTTCAG ATTATTACAGATTTTGATATGACATTAAGTAGATTTTCCTACAATGGAAAAAGATGTCCAACTTGTCATA ACATCATTGATAACTCAAAGATCATCACAGACGAATGTCGGAAAAAG ttATTGCAGCTGAAAGAAACCTATTATGCCATTGAAATTGATCCAGCTCTCACCATTGAAGAGAAATACCCCTACATGGTAGAATG GTACCATAAATCTCATGCACTACTCATTGAACAAGGCTTACAGAAGGACAAGTTTGCAGAAATTGTAAGGGAATCTGATGTTATGCTGAA AGAAGGGTATGAGAACTTCTTTGATAAGCTCAGTGAACATAATATTCCTGTGTTCATATTTTCTGCTGGGATTGGCGACATTCTTGAGGAAGTAATCCACCAGGCTGGGGTCTACCATTCGAATGTAAAAGTGGTTTCCAATTTCATGGATTTTGATGAAAAT GGAATATTAAAAGGATTTAAAGGAGAACTGATTCACGTTTACAACAAACATGATGGTGCCTTGAAGAACACAGAGTACTTCAAACAGCTAAAAGACAACAGCAATATCATACTGCTGGGTGATTCTCAAGGAGACTTGAGTATGGCAGATGGAGTAGCAAATGTTGAGCACATTCTTAAGATTGGCTATCTCAATGATAAA GTAGATGAGCTTTTGGAAAAATACATGGACTCTTACGATATTGTCTTGGTGAAAGATGAATCCCTGGATGTTGCCAACTCCATTCTACAGAAAATCCTGTAA